In Clostridia bacterium, the sequence CCGGGACCGGGCGGCGGCAGCCTCCTTTCGAAGCTGTCGCTTCTCCCGAAGCTTCAGGAACTCGCCGGAATCGCACCCAAGGTCGTGCGCAGCGGACCCGCGCAGGAAGTCGTGGCCACCGGCGATGAGGTCGACCTGTTCCAGCTTCCCGTCATCACCGCCTGGCCCAAGGACGCCGGCCCGTTCATCACGCTGGCCATGGTCGTGACGAAGGACCCCGAGACCGGCGCCCGCAACGTCGGCGTGTACCGCATGCAGGTGCTCGACCGCCGCACCACGGCCATGCACTGGCAACTGCACCACGGCGGGGCCGCGATCTTCCGCAAGGCGCAGGCGCGGGGGGAGCGGCTTGAGGTGGCGGCCGTCCTGGGCGGCGACCCGGCGTCGATCTACGCGGCGACGGCGCCCCTTCCCGACGGCATGGACGAGTTCCTCTTCGCCGGGCTCCTGCGCGGCCAGGCGGTGGAACTGGTGCGCGCCCGCACCGTCGATCTCGAGGTCCCGGCGCACGCGGAGATCGTCCTCGAGGGCTACGTCGACCCGTCCGAGCCGTTCGTGGAGGAAGGGCCGTACGGCGACCACACCGGCTTCTACTCGCTGGCCGACCGGTACCCGGCGTTCCACGTGACCGCCATCACGCGGCGCAGGTCGCCGATCTACCCCACGACCATCGTGGGCCGGCCTCCCATGGAGGACTAC encodes:
- a CDS encoding menaquinone biosynthesis decarboxylase, producing PGPGGGSLLSKLSLLPKLQELAGIAPKVVRSGPAQEVVATGDEVDLFQLPVITAWPKDAGPFITLAMVVTKDPETGARNVGVYRMQVLDRRTTAMHWQLHHGGAAIFRKAQARGERLEVAAVLGGDPASIYAATAPLPDGMDEFLFAGLLRGQAVELVRARTVDLEVPAHAEIVLEGYVDPSEPFVEEGPYGDHTGFYSLADRYPAFHVTAITRRRSPIYPTTIVGRPPMEDYQFGHATERIFLPLLQAVQNEIVDYHMPPEGVFNNLVFVAIEKRYPGQAYKVAAGLWGLGQMSLQKVIVVVDADVNVHDPAEAWWAALNHIDPARDVHFFPGPADVLDHASRAHGFGTKMVIDGTRKLPEEGHGRPWPERIDMDPAVLRTVAERWRELGLA